CACGAACCTCGGCCGGGGGAAGGTCGAACAGCTCGCCGCCTGTGTCGTGGAGACCGAGTCGAGGACTGTCGTCGTCGACGGCGAACTCACCCCGTCGCAGCACCACGAACTCCAGAAAGCGCTGCCGGATGGGACCCGGGTCCACGACCGGTATCGCCTGGTTCTCGACGTGTTCGGCGACCAGGCGGGCACGCGGCGCGCACAGCTCCAGGTCGAGCTCGCTCGATTGAAGTACGACCTCCCCCGGATGCGGGAGACGGCCGACGCGGGCTGGTTCGACAAGCGCGCCGAGAAGGGATCGCCGCTGTACGACGCCGCGGACAGGATCGATCGGCTCGAACGCAAACTCGACGAGCTCCCCGACCCTGCCGAGTCGTTCCGGAAGCGCCGCCGTGAGGAGGGGTTCGACCTCGTGACGCTCGCAGGGTACACCAACGCCGGGAAGTCGACGCTGCTCCACCGCCTCGCCGACGAGTCGACACTCGCGGCTGCGGAGTCGGACCACCCCGACCGCGACGCGACGGCGACGATCGAGGACCGGCTGTTCGAGACCCTCGAAACCACCACGCGTCGGGCGACGCTCGACGGACGGCCCACCCTCGTGACCGACACGGTCGGGTTCGTCGCGGACCTGCCCCACTGGCTGGTCGAGTCGTTCAGCGCCACGCTCTCGGAGGCCGCGGCGGCCGATCGCGTGGTGCTCGTCGCGGACGCGAGCGATCCGCCCGACGAACTCCGCGAGAAATTGGGCGTCTCGCTCGACGTGCTCGACGCCCAGGACGTCGCCCGCGAGGCGGTCGTGACCGCGCTCAACAAGGTCGATCGGCTCGACGCCGAGGGGCGAGCGGAGCGACTCGCGGTCGCGGCCGAGATCGCGCCGTCGCCGCTGGCGATCAGCGCCCGGGACGGGACGAACCTCGATCGCCTGGTGGCGCAGGTCGGGGAGGGGCTCCCCACGGAGCACGCCACGATCGAGATGCCGAACCGAAACGACGCGATGAGCGTCGTCTCGTGGCTCTACGACCACGCCGACGTGGCGGACGTGAGCTACGGGGCGGCGGGCGATCGGGTCACGGTTTCGTTCGCGGCGCGGCCGTCGATCGCCGACCAGGCGCGGGCGAAGGGAGACGACGTCAGCAAGTCGGTGTCGGTGGATCGGTGACCAGGAGGATTGAGTGGCCGTGCCCGTGCGTTCTCGGTGACGCCCATCGTTCGGACGGACGAAAGCAGTGGACGACTAATCAGTCTCAGTAGCTCAACACCCCGATCGCTCGATTATCACAGATTTCGGAATTTTGCACATCGGTTCCTGTAGAGTGCCCCGCTCGGATGGCTGGAGTGGAGTTTTCCGAAAAACCTCGCCACCTCACTCAGTAGAAGGCGTATTTCGATCCGAAATTTGGGGATCGCTCGCTCGATTCTGCACATCGAAATCGGGAAGTTCGGTTGTTTGGTGTGTGGAATCAGGATCGGCGAGATCACGACGCGCACCTCCGTGCAGTCGTGCAAAGGATGACCTTCCGTGGAGTCAAAGCGAGCCTCTATCGACGGTACCACGGCATCGCTATTCAGACATATCCCGCGTGAGCTACAGTCGCGAAAACAGTTTAGCGGGCCATCCGAACACCAAAACATCAGATTGAGAGGAAAAGGGTTGTCTACGATTCGAGAGGATCGAACACTGTAGTGTTGCGTATGCAGTCGTGATAACCGTCTTGATCGTATCGCTTGAGGTGGCCACCAGCCACGTAAAGCTGCCCGTCGATCACGCCGTCGACAGCGCCGCCGCGTCGATGCTTCGACTGTGCCAGTTCCGTGTACTCATCCCAT
This portion of the Halococcus agarilyticus genome encodes:
- a CDS encoding HflX GTPase family protein; its protein translation is MTATNAIVAQRVGSGSPDTDEIRALAAAAGYTVVDEVTQVRAEDPGTNLGRGKVEQLAACVVETESRTVVVDGELTPSQHHELQKALPDGTRVHDRYRLVLDVFGDQAGTRRAQLQVELARLKYDLPRMRETADAGWFDKRAEKGSPLYDAADRIDRLERKLDELPDPAESFRKRRREEGFDLVTLAGYTNAGKSTLLHRLADESTLAAAESDHPDRDATATIEDRLFETLETTTRRATLDGRPTLVTDTVGFVADLPHWLVESFSATLSEAAAADRVVLVADASDPPDELREKLGVSLDVLDAQDVAREAVVTALNKVDRLDAEGRAERLAVAAEIAPSPLAISARDGTNLDRLVAQVGEGLPTEHATIEMPNRNDAMSVVSWLYDHADVADVSYGAAGDRVTVSFAARPSIADQARAKGDDVSKSVSVDR